The genome window TACGATGGAGTCAGGTGATAATTGGATCCAATATACAGGATTCAATATATGCGCACGAATGGATCTTTTATCGCGTACATCAGCTGTCTGTATGGAGGTGGTGATTCAGGATAGCTAGGCATTTTCTTCAGAAAAGGGAAGGGAATCTATCTATTTTGAGGAGTTGAACGGTCTTGTCAAAACCAAAACTGTTTGTTCTTGACACTGGCAGAATGCAAATGGACAAAGGCTTTATGGTAGCCATGCACAATCCGGCATCTGTGCTCAACCCCAATCCTCCTGCAGAGTTTGTTGAATTTCCTGTCTATGCTGTCTTGATTGACCATCCGGATGGAAAGATCCTCTTTGATACAGGCTGCAACCCGGAAGGCATGGGTGAAAAAGGGCGTTGGCCAAAAGGGGTGCAGCAGCTGTTTCCGCTGGCGATGTCGGAAGAGTGCTACCTGATCAACCGCCTGGCCCAATTGCGCGTGCGACCTGAGGATATCAAATACGTCGTCGCCTCCCATCTGCATCTCGACCATGCAGGCTGCCTGGAGATGTTTACGAACGCGACGATCATCGTGCATGAGAATGAATTATCCAACACCATGAAGACGTATGCCATCAACAAAGATATGGGCGCCTATGTATGGGCGGACATCGATGCCTGGGTGAAAAACGGCTTGAACTGGAAGACGATTCGACCCAAGGACGAGGAAGTCCAGCTCGTAGACGGCGTCAAGATTCTCAATTTCGGAGCGGGTCACGCATGGGGCATGCTGGGCCTGCACGTCGAGCTGCCGGGGACGGGCGGAATCATCCTGGCTTCGGATGCGGTTTACTCTGCCGAAAACTACGGTCCACCGATCAAAATACCGGGCATCATTTACGACTCTGTCGGGTTCACCAGCACGGTCGAGCGGATCAAGGCGTATGCCGAAAGGACGAAATCGCAGGTCTGGTTCGGACACGACAATGAGCAGTTCCAGAAGTTCATCAAGTCGACGGAAGGATTCTACGAATAATTTGATTCGAGATCGGAGGACGGGGCGATGAAAGGGAAAGTAGCTGTCATGAGTGAACCAGGCAAGCTGTCGTTTGCCGAATACGGTCTGCCAGAGCCAGGGCCTGGTGCGGTTTTGGTCAAAGTAGTCAGGACGAATGTCTGCGGTTCTGAGCTGCATATTTGGCAGGGGCACCACCCCACGAAAAAATCCGGCGTGATGGGTCACGAGATGGTCGGGGAGATCGCCGCGCTCGGAGAAGGCGTGACGACGGACTATGCAGGCAATCCCGTACAGATCGGGGATCGCGTAGCTGCCGCCTATTTCATCACTTGCCGCAAGTGTGCGCCTTGCCAGCAGGGTCAAATGCACCTTTGCGAAAACGCTTACAAGCATTGGGTAAAAGACCCTGAAGAAGCGCCGCACTTTCATGGAACCTTCGGCACGCACTACTATCTGCCGCCGGATCAGTATTTCTACAAGGTCCCGGACAATGTGCCGGATGCCGCAGCAGCGAGTGCCAACTGCGCACTGTCACAGGTGTATTTTGGAATCGACAAGACAGGCGTGCGCTGCGGAGACACCGTCGTCATCCAAGGGGCAGGCGGGCTCGGGCTGAATGCGAGTGCAGTGGCCAAAGAGTACGGAGCGACTGTCATCTGCATCGACGGTGTGACCAGCCGCCTGGAAAAGTCGAGACAATTCGGGGCCGACCACTTGATCCACATGAGCGAGTACGACACGGTGGAAAAACGGGTAAAAGCCGTGCAGGAGCTGACCGGCGGAAAGGGTGCCGACGTCTGCATGGAGCTCACGGGAGTACCGGCCGCCCTGAATGAAGGGGTCAATCTGCTCCGTTACGGCGGAAAGTACATCAGCATCGGCAACATTTCTCCTGGACAAATGACGTCGTTTGACCCAGGGCTGATGACGCGCAAAGCCTTGACCATCTACTCCTACATGCGTTACGAGCCTTGGTATCTCAACCGCGCCTTGCACTTCATTTCCAAAAACATCGAGAAGTATCCGTTTGACGAGCTGCTGGATGCGGAATTCGACCTCGAGGATGTCAATATCGCCCTCGACAAGTCTGCGGCGAGAGAAATTACCCGCGCCACAATCGTGGCAAACAGATAACAGAGAAAAGCAGGGAGGGGACGAGGAAGCAAATGAATCGACTGCAGATGTATATCGGCGGAGGCTGGACAGACAGCTCCTCCGGTGACGTGATTACGACGATCAATCCGGCGACGAAGGAAGCATTGGCGACGTTTCCGCGGGGAAACCAGGACGATGTGGACCGAGCCGTCAAAGCGGCGCGAGCGACGTTCGAATCGAGTGAATGGCGCGAAATTTTGCCAGCCGAAAGAGGAAGGATGCTGCTTCGTCTATGTCAGCTCATCCGCGAGCAAAAAGACGAGCTGGCCCACCTGGAGACATTGGATACGGGCAAGCCGCTGGCGCAAGCATTGGCGGATGTGGAAGTCGCTGCACGCTATTGCGAGTATTATGCAGGCGCAGCCGACAAGATTTTGGGGGAGACGATCCCCATACGCTCAGACATTTTGAATTACACGATCCGCGAGCCGCTCGGCGTCACCGCTCATATCGTGCCGTGGAACTATCCGATTCAGATTGCGGTCCGCAGTCTGGCACCGGCAGTCGCTGCAGGCAATACCGTGGTCATGAAGCCGGCGGAGGACACGCCGCTCACTGCCCTGCGCATCGCCGATCTGTGTGAAAAGGCAGGTTTTCCCGCTGGCGTGGTCAATATGGTAACCGGCTACGGTGCCGAAGCAGGCGCGGCACTGGCAGCCCACCCCGATATCGATCACATCACGTTCACGGGCTCGGTCGTGACGGGGATGACG of Brevibacillus choshinensis contains these proteins:
- the ahlS gene encoding AhlS family quorum-quenching N-acyl homoserine lactonase, producing MSKPKLFVLDTGRMQMDKGFMVAMHNPASVLNPNPPAEFVEFPVYAVLIDHPDGKILFDTGCNPEGMGEKGRWPKGVQQLFPLAMSEECYLINRLAQLRVRPEDIKYVVASHLHLDHAGCLEMFTNATIIVHENELSNTMKTYAINKDMGAYVWADIDAWVKNGLNWKTIRPKDEEVQLVDGVKILNFGAGHAWGMLGLHVELPGTGGIILASDAVYSAENYGPPIKIPGIIYDSVGFTSTVERIKAYAERTKSQVWFGHDNEQFQKFIKSTEGFYE
- a CDS encoding zinc-binding dehydrogenase, with the translated sequence MKGKVAVMSEPGKLSFAEYGLPEPGPGAVLVKVVRTNVCGSELHIWQGHHPTKKSGVMGHEMVGEIAALGEGVTTDYAGNPVQIGDRVAAAYFITCRKCAPCQQGQMHLCENAYKHWVKDPEEAPHFHGTFGTHYYLPPDQYFYKVPDNVPDAAAASANCALSQVYFGIDKTGVRCGDTVVIQGAGGLGLNASAVAKEYGATVICIDGVTSRLEKSRQFGADHLIHMSEYDTVEKRVKAVQELTGGKGADVCMELTGVPAALNEGVNLLRYGGKYISIGNISPGQMTSFDPGLMTRKALTIYSYMRYEPWYLNRALHFISKNIEKYPFDELLDAEFDLEDVNIALDKSAAREITRATIVANR